A region from the Candidatus Zixiibacteriota bacterium genome encodes:
- a CDS encoding dockerin type I repeat-containing protein, with the protein MHRASLFVWVAALAVCPLAAVSSGDVCGDVNGDGSVSVADVTGAVNYLFRGIPEQPYFRPADVNGDYGVTVADLTWLVSYLFRGGPALECPATFTPAMGDGCVEAWTSTAGGQPNPAVRSSGCLTVAPDDSAEYMFVELVGRDLHVHHVNAYYQCCLGYAATFEIDGRSVTVQEADTSFFPCPCMCYFNLEAILPGFAAAEPGEYAVTLVGLEGDTVGADTLVIGGPETMSLEVVGKDLRVRHLNAQANCCPAFLTDVFVNGGAITVIEWDTLSACDCLCTYNLLTVVNDLEPGDYAVTLIGVCTYPVLCAAIGTDTVTIPGRSAE; encoded by the coding sequence ATGCATCGCGCATCACTTTTCGTCTGGGTCGCGGCGCTGGCCGTCTGCCCGCTCGCGGCGGTATCATCAGGGGACGTGTGCGGGGACGTGAACGGCGACGGCTCCGTGAGCGTCGCGGACGTCACCGGTGCCGTCAACTACCTCTTCCGGGGAATTCCCGAGCAGCCGTATTTCCGTCCGGCCGACGTCAACGGGGACTACGGCGTCACCGTGGCCGACCTCACCTGGTTGGTGTCCTACCTGTTCCGGGGCGGCCCCGCCCTCGAGTGCCCGGCCACGTTCACCCCGGCGATGGGCGACGGCTGCGTCGAAGCCTGGACGTCGACGGCCGGCGGCCAGCCGAATCCCGCGGTCCGTTCCTCGGGGTGTCTGACCGTGGCTCCCGACGACTCCGCGGAGTACATGTTTGTCGAGCTGGTCGGGAGGGATCTCCACGTCCACCATGTCAATGCATACTACCAGTGCTGTCTGGGGTATGCGGCGACGTTTGAGATCGACGGCCGCTCGGTCACGGTCCAGGAGGCCGACACCTCTTTCTTCCCCTGCCCGTGCATGTGCTACTTCAACCTCGAGGCGATCCTCCCCGGCTTCGCGGCCGCCGAGCCGGGCGAGTATGCGGTCACGCTGGTCGGCCTGGAAGGGGATACGGTCGGCGCGGACACGCTCGTGATCGGCGGGCCGGAGACGATGTCGCTGGAGGTGGTCGGCAAGGATCTGCGCGTCCGGCACTTGAACGCGCAGGCCAACTGCTGCCCCGCTTTCCTCACCGACGTCTTCGTCAACGGGGGCGCGATCACCGTGATTGAGTGGGACACGCTCTCCGCCTGCGACTGCCTGTGCACGTACAATCTGCTCACCGTGGTCAACGATCTCGAGCCGGGCGACTACGCGGTCACGCTCATCGGGGTGTGCACCTATCCGGTGCTGTGCGCTGCGATCGGAACCGACACCGTGACCATACCCGGCCGGTCGGCCGAGTGA
- a CDS encoding inositol monophosphatase, whose protein sequence is MELSARDLSRFQRFAEDTARLAGELLKKRFHAAHRVRYKGRIDPVTEADVKSERLITARLRRAFPGHALLAEEGSGTGAAAEFQWVVDPLDGTVNYAHGFPIYCVSIALQFRGLPAAGAVYDPERDEMFRGARGQGAYCNRTRLRVAREIDLQRALLATGFGYNVATARRNNLGYFARMVKRAQGVRRPGSAAIDLCWLAAGRIDGFWELDLHPWDTAAAVLFIEEAGGKVTRTDGRPFAITDRSILAANPRLHASMLKVLSGR, encoded by the coding sequence ATGGAACTGTCGGCCCGCGACCTGAGCCGTTTTCAGCGCTTTGCCGAAGACACCGCGCGCCTCGCCGGGGAGCTGCTCAAGAAGCGCTTCCACGCCGCCCACCGCGTCCGCTACAAGGGCCGCATCGACCCGGTCACCGAGGCGGATGTCAAATCCGAACGTCTCATCACCGCGCGCCTCCGCCGCGCGTTCCCGGGACACGCGCTCCTGGCCGAAGAGGGATCCGGGACAGGCGCCGCCGCCGAGTTCCAGTGGGTGGTCGATCCGCTCGACGGCACCGTCAACTACGCCCACGGTTTCCCGATCTACTGCGTCTCGATCGCGCTGCAGTTCCGGGGGCTCCCGGCCGCCGGCGCGGTGTACGATCCCGAACGGGACGAGATGTTCCGGGGGGCGCGCGGGCAGGGGGCGTACTGCAACCGCACCCGCCTTCGGGTGGCCCGCGAGATCGACCTGCAGCGCGCCCTTTTGGCGACCGGGTTCGGCTACAACGTGGCCACCGCCCGGCGCAACAACCTCGGCTACTTCGCGCGCATGGTGAAGCGCGCCCAGGGAGTGCGGCGGCCCGGATCGGCGGCGATCGACCTCTGCTGGCTGGCGGCCGGACGGATCGACGGATTCTGGGAACTCGATCTGCACCCGTGGGACACCGCCGCCGCCGTGCTCTTCATCGAAGAGGCGGGGGGGAAGGTGACCCGGACCGACGGCCGGCCGTTCGCAATCACCGACCGGTCCATCCTCGCGGCCAACCCGCGGCTCCACGCATCGATGCTCAAGGTCCTGTCGGGCAGATAG
- a CDS encoding ABC transporter ATP-binding protein — protein sequence MRRLLTYMRPYRELTAGAILFILLAAAAQISLASITKWGIDSYIKAGRADGFHAVALVYLAAVCGILFFSWGQIMTTVRLGQKVQHDLRMQVFEHLQRLHLRYFDRNPVGRLVTRVTNDVNTLNELFGTAVVAVIGDLFMILLIVVYMLYLNWQLALITFLVVPVLVGATFVFRARAREAYRQVRLKLARINAFVQEHVTGMAVVQLFTQEERAYREFGAINLDLQGAHLRSVIYYALFYPAVEIIGAVSLALVLYFGGVRIIGGAMTFGELTAFIWLVERFYQPIRDLSEKYNVLQSSMASSERIFRLLDTAPEISDPPRPRAIAAFRGRIEVENLWFAYEDEDWVLRDLTFSVEPGERVAVVGATGAGKTSLVNVLFRFYDYQKGSIRLDGVEIRDLALRELRSHLGLVLQDVFLFSGDYAGNVRLRNEGIGDEQVRQALSRVGFDRFLKHLPDGIRTEVKERGATLSTGQKQLLSFARALAFDPGILILDEATSSVDTETEHLIQQALEELLAGRTSIVIAHRLSTIEKADKILVLHHGRLREMGRHEELLSRGGIYRTLYEMQYRRTAAAPVNRQAAAK from the coding sequence ATGCGCCGCCTCCTGACCTACATGCGGCCCTACCGCGAGCTCACGGCCGGCGCCATCCTGTTCATCCTCCTGGCCGCGGCCGCGCAGATTTCGCTGGCCTCCATCACCAAGTGGGGGATCGACAGCTACATCAAGGCCGGCCGGGCGGATGGGTTCCACGCGGTCGCGCTGGTCTATCTCGCCGCCGTCTGCGGGATTTTGTTTTTCTCCTGGGGGCAGATCATGACGACCGTGCGGCTGGGGCAGAAGGTGCAGCACGACCTGCGGATGCAGGTGTTCGAGCACCTCCAGCGCCTGCACCTGCGCTATTTCGACCGCAACCCGGTGGGGCGGCTGGTGACGCGGGTCACCAACGACGTCAACACGCTCAACGAGCTGTTCGGCACGGCGGTGGTGGCGGTGATCGGCGACCTCTTTATGATCCTCCTCATCGTCGTCTACATGCTCTACCTCAACTGGCAGCTCGCGCTGATCACCTTCCTCGTGGTGCCGGTGCTGGTGGGGGCGACCTTTGTGTTCCGGGCGCGGGCGCGCGAGGCCTACCGCCAGGTGCGCCTGAAACTCGCGCGCATCAACGCCTTCGTCCAGGAGCACGTGACCGGCATGGCGGTCGTGCAGTTGTTCACGCAGGAAGAACGCGCCTACCGCGAGTTCGGCGCCATCAACCTCGACCTCCAGGGTGCGCACCTGCGCTCGGTGATCTACTACGCGCTGTTCTACCCGGCGGTCGAGATCATCGGCGCCGTGTCGCTCGCGCTCGTCCTCTACTTCGGGGGCGTGCGGATCATCGGCGGCGCCATGACGTTCGGCGAACTCACCGCCTTCATCTGGCTGGTCGAGCGGTTCTACCAGCCGATCCGCGATCTCTCGGAAAAGTACAACGTGCTGCAGTCGTCGATGGCGTCGTCGGAGCGCATTTTCAGACTCCTGGACACGGCGCCGGAGATTTCCGACCCGCCGCGGCCGCGGGCGATCGCCGCCTTCCGCGGGCGCATCGAGGTCGAGAACCTCTGGTTCGCTTACGAGGACGAAGACTGGGTGCTTCGCGACCTCACGTTCTCGGTCGAGCCGGGCGAGCGGGTGGCGGTGGTCGGGGCCACCGGGGCCGGCAAAACTTCGCTCGTGAACGTGCTCTTCCGCTTCTACGACTATCAGAAGGGATCGATTCGGCTCGACGGCGTCGAGATCCGCGATCTCGCCCTCAGAGAGCTGCGCTCGCACCTCGGGCTGGTGCTGCAGGACGTGTTCCTCTTCTCCGGCGACTATGCCGGCAACGTCCGGCTGCGCAACGAGGGCATCGGCGACGAACAGGTCCGCCAGGCGCTCTCGCGCGTCGGATTCGACCGCTTTTTGAAGCACCTTCCCGACGGAATCCGCACCGAGGTGAAGGAGCGGGGGGCGACGCTTTCGACCGGGCAGAAGCAGCTGCTGTCGTTCGCCCGGGCGCTGGCGTTCGATCCGGGGATCCTCATCCTGGACGAGGCCACCAGTTCGGTGGACACCGAGACGGAGCACCTCATCCAGCAGGCGCTCGAGGAGCTGCTCGCCGGGCGGACCTCGATTGTCATCGCCCACCGGCTCTCGACTATCGAGAAGGCCGACAAGATTCTGGTGCTCCACCACGGCCGCCTGCGCGAGATGGGGCGGCATGAAGAGCTCTTGAGCCGGGGGGGGATCTATCGTACCTTGTACGAGATGCAGTACCGGAGAACCGCCGCGGCGCCGGTCAACCGGCAGGCGGCCGCCAAGTGA
- a CDS encoding ABC transporter ATP-binding protein → MNTTATQANTPPRQLATVTKYFRTYRWYFLAGLAVTVLSSGLMMYTPRLVGQIIDGLEQGRGAGYAGRRVLILVGLTAASGVFMFLMRRTVIWASRYIETDLRGEMFSHLLRLTPSYYHGTRTGDVMAAMTNDLEAIRMMAGPGVMYTADAAVSLLIGLVMMLTISPSLTLWALLPLLVLPFGVHRIGSVIHKRNAKIQDHFGVLTAAAQENLAGMRVVKAYGQEEREIENFRAVSETYIGLNISLAKVQGIFAPLMRLIAALSYLTVFYMGGLRVINGTETLGTVITFFGYLALMTWPVIAIGWVVSLYQRGLASLARVNRLLHTEPEVPEGGGRAAAGPMAGRIECRNLRFSYNGRPVLDGVNLMIEPGQTVGLLGLTGSGKTTLVNLIARLHPVERGMLFIDGVDVNDWPLRELRRQIGFATQEPFLFSDSIAANIRFGRPEAGLAAVQQAARIAALDKDVAEFPQGYETMVGERGITLSGGQKQRTAIARAIVVDPRIIILDDATSAVDTETEHEISQRIKEVLTARTAIVISHRVSSVKDADQIVCFDDGRIIERGDHEALMARNGFYAQLYRSQLLEKELEAL, encoded by the coding sequence ATGAACACGACGGCAACACAAGCGAACACCCCGCCCCGGCAGCTCGCCACCGTCACGAAATACTTCCGCACGTACCGCTGGTATTTCCTCGCCGGTTTAGCGGTGACCGTATTGTCCTCCGGCCTGATGATGTACACGCCGCGGCTGGTGGGGCAGATCATCGACGGGCTCGAGCAGGGCCGGGGCGCGGGCTACGCCGGGCGGCGGGTGCTCATTTTGGTCGGGCTGACGGCCGCGTCGGGGGTCTTCATGTTCCTCATGCGCCGCACTGTCATCTGGGCCTCGCGCTACATCGAGACCGACCTGCGCGGCGAGATGTTCTCCCACCTACTCCGCCTGACCCCCTCGTACTATCACGGCACGCGGACCGGGGATGTAATGGCGGCGATGACGAACGACCTGGAGGCGATCCGGATGATGGCCGGTCCGGGGGTGATGTACACGGCCGACGCGGCCGTGAGCCTGCTCATCGGGCTGGTCATGATGCTCACCATCTCCCCCTCGCTCACCCTGTGGGCGCTGCTGCCGCTGCTCGTGCTGCCCTTCGGCGTGCACCGGATCGGCTCGGTCATCCACAAGCGCAACGCGAAAATCCAGGACCACTTCGGCGTGCTCACGGCGGCGGCGCAGGAGAATCTCGCCGGCATGCGGGTAGTCAAGGCGTACGGCCAGGAGGAGCGCGAGATCGAGAACTTCCGCGCCGTCTCCGAAACCTACATCGGCCTGAACATCAGCCTCGCCAAAGTGCAGGGGATTTTCGCCCCCCTCATGCGCCTCATCGCCGCCCTCTCCTACCTCACGGTTTTCTACATGGGGGGCCTGAGAGTGATCAACGGGACCGAAACGCTCGGCACCGTCATCACCTTTTTCGGCTACCTGGCGCTTATGACCTGGCCCGTGATCGCCATCGGCTGGGTCGTCTCGCTCTACCAGCGGGGGTTGGCCTCGCTGGCCCGGGTCAACCGGCTGCTCCACACGGAGCCCGAGGTCCCGGAGGGCGGGGGTCGGGCCGCGGCCGGGCCGATGGCGGGGCGCATCGAGTGCCGCAACCTGCGTTTCAGCTACAACGGCCGGCCGGTGCTCGACGGGGTCAATCTGATGATTGAACCGGGGCAGACAGTCGGGCTCCTCGGCCTCACCGGTTCGGGCAAGACGACGTTGGTGAATCTCATCGCCCGCCTCCACCCGGTCGAGCGTGGCATGCTCTTCATCGACGGCGTCGACGTGAACGACTGGCCGCTGCGCGAGCTGCGGCGGCAAATCGGTTTCGCCACCCAGGAGCCGTTCCTGTTTTCCGACTCCATCGCGGCGAACATCCGGTTCGGCCGTCCCGAGGCCGGCCTGGCCGCGGTGCAGCAGGCCGCCCGGATCGCCGCCCTCGACAAGGATGTCGCCGAATTCCCCCAGGGGTACGAGACGATGGTGGGCGAGCGCGGCATCACGCTCTCCGGGGGCCAGAAGCAGCGCACCGCCATCGCCCGCGCGATCGTGGTCGATCCCCGGATCATCATCCTCGACGACGCGACCAGCGCGGTCGACACCGAGACCGAGCACGAGATCAGTCAGCGCATCAAGGAGGTACTGACGGCGCGGACGGCGATCGTGATCTCGCACCGGGTGTCGTCGGTCAAGGATGCGGACCAAATTGTGTGTTTCGACGACGGCCGGATCATTGAGCGCGGCGACCACGAGGCGCTCATGGCGCGCAACGGCTTCTATGCCCAGCTCTACAGGTCGCAGCTGCTGGAAAAAGAACTGGAGGCGCTGTGA